The following are encoded in a window of Arthrobacter woluwensis genomic DNA:
- the tkt gene encoding transketolase produces MEEQQLSWTDLDQRAVDTIRVLAADAVEKVGNGHPGTAMSLAPAAYLLFQKLMRHDPKNPDWVGRDRFILSPGHTSLTLYIQLFLSGYGLALEDLEALRTWGSLTPGHPEYKHTAGVEITTGPLGQGLASSVGFAYSGRRERGLFDADAPEGESPFDHTIWVIASDGDLQEGVTSEASSLAGLQELGNLVVLYDENHISIEDDTDIAFTEDVLKRYEAYGWHTQRVDWTKTGEYVEDVHELYNALQAAKAETGKPSIISLRTIIGYPAPTKQNTGKIHGSALGAGEVAALKEVLGFDPEKSFQVDPEVLAHARQVVERGAAAHQAWQEKFDAWAAANPEGAALLKRLEAHELPSELSGALPVFEAGKDVSTRAASGKVLNAIGPVMPELWGGSADLAESNNTTLEGEPSFIPVGRSTNAWKGNPYGRVLHFGIREHAAASIVNGITLSGNTRAFSGTFLIFSDYQRPAIRLGALMGVPSLYVWTHDSIGLGEDGPTHQPVEQLASLRAIPGLDVVRPGDANEVAVAWHTMLENHENPAGIVLTRQNIPTYARGEGEASGDVFGSAAGTARGGYVLAEASRDGASVTPEVILIATGSEVQLAVEAREALQADGIPTRVVSMPCVEWFKKQDAAYQEAVLPAAVTARVSVEAGLALTWREFVGDAGRSISLEHFGASADYKRLFQEFGITTEAVVAAAKDSLDSLATA; encoded by the coding sequence GTGGAAGAACAGCAACTGTCCTGGACTGATCTCGACCAGCGTGCGGTAGACACCATTCGCGTTCTGGCCGCAGATGCGGTGGAGAAGGTCGGCAACGGACACCCCGGGACGGCGATGAGCCTGGCCCCGGCCGCCTACCTGCTCTTCCAGAAACTGATGCGACACGATCCGAAGAACCCGGACTGGGTGGGCCGCGACCGCTTCATCCTCTCCCCCGGTCACACCTCGCTGACCCTGTACATCCAGCTCTTCCTCTCCGGCTACGGCCTGGCGCTGGAAGACCTCGAGGCACTCCGCACTTGGGGCTCCCTGACCCCGGGCCACCCCGAGTACAAGCACACCGCCGGTGTCGAGATCACCACGGGCCCGCTCGGCCAGGGTCTCGCCTCCTCCGTGGGCTTCGCCTACTCCGGCCGCCGCGAGCGTGGCCTGTTCGACGCCGACGCCCCCGAGGGCGAGTCGCCGTTCGACCACACCATCTGGGTCATCGCCTCCGACGGCGACCTCCAGGAAGGCGTGACCTCCGAGGCCTCCTCGCTGGCCGGCCTGCAGGAGCTCGGCAACCTGGTCGTGCTGTACGACGAGAACCACATCTCGATCGAGGACGACACCGACATCGCGTTCACCGAGGACGTCCTCAAGCGCTACGAGGCGTACGGCTGGCACACCCAGCGCGTCGACTGGACCAAGACCGGCGAGTACGTCGAGGACGTCCACGAGCTGTACAACGCCCTCCAGGCGGCCAAGGCGGAGACGGGCAAGCCGTCCATCATCTCCCTGCGCACCATCATCGGCTACCCGGCCCCCACCAAGCAGAACACCGGCAAGATCCACGGCTCCGCCCTCGGCGCCGGCGAGGTCGCCGCCCTGAAGGAGGTCCTCGGTTTCGATCCGGAGAAGTCCTTCCAGGTGGACCCCGAGGTCCTGGCCCACGCCCGTCAGGTCGTGGAGCGCGGCGCCGCCGCACACCAGGCCTGGCAGGAGAAGTTCGACGCCTGGGCCGCCGCGAACCCGGAGGGCGCCGCCCTCCTCAAGCGCCTCGAGGCCCACGAGCTGCCCTCGGAACTCTCGGGTGCTCTCCCCGTGTTCGAGGCCGGCAAGGACGTCTCCACCCGTGCCGCGTCCGGCAAGGTGCTCAACGCCATCGGCCCGGTCATGCCGGAACTGTGGGGCGGCTCCGCCGACCTCGCCGAGTCCAACAACACCACGCTGGAGGGTGAGCCGTCGTTCATCCCCGTGGGCCGCTCCACCAACGCGTGGAAGGGCAACCCGTACGGCCGCGTCCTGCACTTCGGCATCCGTGAGCACGCCGCCGCGTCGATCGTGAACGGCATCACCCTGTCGGGCAACACGCGCGCCTTCTCCGGGACCTTTCTGATCTTCTCGGACTACCAGCGTCCCGCCATCCGCCTCGGCGCCCTCATGGGCGTGCCGTCCCTGTACGTCTGGACGCACGACTCCATCGGCCTCGGCGAGGACGGCCCCACCCACCAGCCCGTGGAGCAGCTCGCGTCCCTGCGCGCCATCCCCGGTCTCGACGTCGTCCGTCCGGGCGACGCCAACGAGGTCGCCGTGGCCTGGCACACCATGCTGGAGAACCACGAGAACCCGGCAGGCATCGTGCTGACCCGGCAGAACATCCCGACCTACGCCCGTGGCGAAGGCGAGGCCTCCGGTGACGTCTTCGGCTCCGCGGCCGGCACGGCCCGCGGCGGTTACGTCCTGGCCGAGGCCAGCCGCGACGGCGCCTCCGTCACGCCCGAGGTCATCCTGATCGCCACCGGTTCCGAGGTCCAGCTGGCCGTCGAGGCCCGCGAGGCACTCCAGGCCGATGGCATCCCCACCCGCGTGGTGTCGATGCCGTGTGTCGAGTGGTTCAAGAAGCAGGACGCCGCCTACCAGGAAGCCGTCCTCCCGGCGGCCGTGACCGCGCGTGTCTCCGTCGAGGCGGGCCTCGCCCTGACCTGGCGCGAGTTCGTCGGCGACGCCGGCCGCTCCATCTCGCTTGAGCACTTCGGCGCGTCCGCAGATTACAAGCGGCTCTTCCAGGAGTTCGGCATCACCACCGAAGCAGTGGTCGCCGCCGCCAAGGACTCCCTGGACTCGCTCGCCACCGCCTGA
- a CDS encoding heme o synthase, with translation MVAVSTSESALRTPSLPQGGGFSRKLKAYVALTKPRVIELLLVSTLPTMIFAQRGFPSVGLMVATMVGGAFAAGSAGAFNCYIDRDIDKVMKRTKNRPLVTGEVTPREALVFATLLGIASILILWVGANGLSALLGLGAIFFYVVIYTLILKRRTAQNIVWGGAAGCFPVLIAWAAVRDTVEWPALVLFMVIFLWTPPHYWPLSMKYGEDYRKAEVPMLGAIAGAKVVSVQVVLYAWAMVACSLLMIPVGGAGWVYSIAAILSGAWFLWESHSLYNQAQGENVDNKRAMKVFHGSISYLTVLFLALAVDPFVGGPLMAGF, from the coding sequence ATCGTCGCCGTGAGCACTTCAGAGTCCGCCCTCCGCACGCCGTCATTGCCGCAGGGAGGCGGTTTCTCCCGCAAGCTGAAGGCGTACGTCGCCCTGACCAAGCCGCGCGTGATCGAGCTGCTGCTGGTCAGCACCCTGCCGACCATGATCTTCGCGCAGCGCGGCTTCCCATCGGTCGGCCTCATGGTGGCGACCATGGTGGGCGGCGCTTTCGCCGCCGGCAGCGCCGGCGCCTTCAACTGCTACATCGACCGCGACATCGACAAGGTGATGAAGCGCACCAAGAACCGCCCGCTCGTCACCGGTGAGGTCACGCCCCGGGAGGCTCTCGTCTTCGCGACGCTGCTGGGCATCGCGTCCATCCTGATCCTCTGGGTCGGAGCGAACGGCCTCTCCGCTCTGCTCGGTCTCGGCGCGATCTTCTTCTACGTGGTCATCTACACCCTGATCCTGAAGCGCCGCACCGCGCAGAACATCGTCTGGGGCGGGGCGGCCGGCTGCTTCCCGGTCCTGATCGCCTGGGCGGCCGTGCGGGACACCGTCGAGTGGCCCGCGCTCGTCCTCTTCATGGTGATCTTCCTCTGGACCCCGCCGCACTACTGGCCCCTGTCCATGAAGTACGGCGAGGACTACCGCAAGGCCGAGGTGCCGATGCTCGGCGCCATCGCGGGCGCGAAGGTGGTCTCCGTGCAGGTGGTCCTGTACGCGTGGGCCATGGTCGCCTGTTCGCTGCTGATGATCCCGGTGGGCGGCGCCGGCTGGGTCTACTCGATCGCCGCGATCCTCTCCGGCGCCTGGTTCCTCTGGGAATCCCACAGCCTGTACAACCAGGCCCAGGGTGAGAACGTGGACAACAAGCGCGCCATGAAGGTCTTCCACGGCTCGATCAGCTACCTGACCGTGCTGTTCCTGGCCCTCGCGGTGGACCCGTTCGTCGGCGGCCCCCTCATGGCGGGCTTCTGA
- the pgl gene encoding 6-phosphogluconolactonase, with the protein MTHEPRVSVHPDSQVLMAAIAARLVTKLVDAQDRFGEATVVLTGGTVGIGTLRAVAESAAAPAVNWRRVNFWWGDERFVGAEDADRNAVQAQKALLDSLDLDPERVHVPGSSDEFDSVDDAAADYARRLAEAAAAEHAADYSDQRPDVAPALPRFDVLLLGVGPDAHVASLFPEMAGIREKEALVVGVQDSPKPPPQRISLTLPAINTADEVWMVVAGDDKAGAVGLALAGAGTVQVPAAGPRGRNRTLWLIDEAAAAKVPENLVHKEPRGL; encoded by the coding sequence ATGACCCACGAACCACGGGTGAGCGTCCATCCCGACTCACAGGTCCTGATGGCGGCCATCGCCGCCCGGCTGGTCACCAAGCTGGTCGATGCCCAGGACCGCTTCGGGGAGGCCACGGTGGTCCTCACGGGCGGCACCGTGGGCATCGGCACGCTGCGTGCCGTCGCCGAGTCGGCGGCCGCTCCGGCGGTCAACTGGCGCCGGGTCAACTTCTGGTGGGGTGACGAGCGCTTCGTCGGCGCCGAGGATGCGGACCGCAACGCCGTCCAGGCACAGAAGGCTCTTCTGGACAGCCTGGACCTGGATCCCGAGCGCGTGCACGTGCCGGGCTCCTCGGATGAGTTCGACTCGGTCGACGACGCCGCGGCGGACTATGCGCGCCGTCTGGCCGAGGCGGCCGCGGCCGAGCACGCCGCGGACTATTCGGATCAGCGCCCCGACGTCGCTCCGGCGCTCCCCCGCTTCGACGTCCTCCTCCTCGGCGTCGGCCCCGACGCGCACGTCGCGTCGCTCTTCCCGGAGATGGCCGGCATCCGCGAGAAGGAGGCCCTCGTGGTAGGTGTCCAGGACTCCCCCAAGCCGCCGCCGCAGCGGATCTCCCTGACCCTGCCCGCCATCAACACGGCGGACGAGGTCTGGATGGTCGTGGCCGGCGATGACAAGGCCGGAGCCGTCGGGCTCGCCCTGGCCGGCGCCGGCACCGTGCAGGTCCCTGCGGCCGGTCCCCGAGGCCGGAACCGCACCCTGTGGCTGATCGACGAGGCCGCTGCCGCCAAGGTTCCCGAGAACCTGGTGCACAAGGAGCCTCGCGGGCTCTGA
- a CDS encoding COX15/CtaA family protein encodes MNASTPLGERINRLVERLPTEVDGRVRKLSIASLVGQIILIGTGGAVRLTSSGLGCPTWPRCTSESLVNTPEMGVHGIIEFGNRTLTFLLAAVALLMLVALWRIRKERRDLFVLALGLLASIPAQAIIGGITVLSGLNPWVVGLHFLVSMALVIFAMLLVNRAYGRTGRFMNRTLEALPGIAAPLTAAVAFFAALAVVLGVVVTGAGPHAGDANAPRNGLDWDVISHFHAAPAYLVTAGVLVAVVLAFRHRIQGLFRSAALTLLGVTLLQAAIGFIQYYNGIPPLLVGSHMVVGALLMAAATNLADVSRWSPKA; translated from the coding sequence ATGAATGCCAGCACCCCTCTGGGTGAACGGATCAACCGTCTCGTGGAGCGGCTCCCCACCGAGGTCGACGGCCGCGTCCGCAAGCTGTCCATCGCCTCGCTGGTCGGTCAGATCATCCTCATCGGGACCGGCGGCGCGGTCCGCCTCACCTCGTCCGGCCTGGGCTGCCCCACCTGGCCGCGCTGCACGAGCGAGTCGCTCGTCAACACCCCGGAGATGGGCGTCCACGGCATCATCGAGTTCGGCAACCGCACGCTGACCTTCCTGCTGGCCGCGGTCGCGCTGCTCATGCTCGTGGCGCTGTGGCGGATCCGCAAGGAACGCCGAGACCTCTTCGTCCTGGCGCTCGGCCTGCTCGCCAGCATCCCGGCCCAGGCGATCATCGGCGGCATCACCGTGCTGTCCGGGCTGAACCCCTGGGTGGTGGGCCTGCACTTCCTGGTCTCGATGGCGCTGGTCATCTTCGCCATGCTGCTCGTGAACCGCGCCTACGGCCGCACCGGCCGCTTCATGAACCGCACGCTGGAGGCCCTCCCGGGCATCGCCGCGCCGCTCACCGCCGCCGTGGCCTTCTTCGCCGCCCTCGCCGTCGTGCTCGGCGTGGTCGTCACGGGCGCCGGCCCGCACGCCGGCGACGCCAACGCCCCACGCAACGGGCTCGACTGGGACGTGATCAGCCACTTCCACGCCGCGCCCGCCTACCTCGTGACCGCCGGCGTGCTGGTGGCCGTGGTGCTGGCCTTCCGTCACCGGATCCAGGGTCTGTTCCGCTCCGCCGCGCTGACGCTGCTCGGCGTCACGCTCCTTCAGGCGGCGATCGGGTTCATCCAGTACTACAACGGCATCCCGCCGCTGCTCGTGGGCTCGCACATGGTGGTGGGCGCTCTGCTCATGGCCGCGGCCACGAACCTCGCGGACGTGAGCCGCTGGAGCCCCAAGGCCTGA
- the tal gene encoding transaldolase, translated as MSTPTAELSNAGVSIWLDDLSRKRLNTGNLQELIAEKNVVGVTTNPSIFQAAITGGQDYAAQIKELAAAGADAEKAVFEITTSDVADACDVFAEVAKATDGVDGRVSIEVDPRKAWDTEGTIAEAKELHAKVGKDNVHIKIPATQEGLEAITATIAEGISVNVTLIFSLERYRAVINAYLNGLEQAKAKGLDLSKIHSVASFFVSRVDTEIDKRLNTLGTDEAAALKGKAGVANARLAYQVFEELFSTERWNVLAAAGARPQRPLWASTGVKDPAYPDTLYVTGLVAQGVVNTMPEKTLDAVFDHGDVTGDTITGTYAESNEVLDALEKLGVSYNDVVAKLETEGLDKFVASWKELLADVQAALNTASQEG; from the coding sequence ATGAGCACTCCCACTGCAGAACTGTCCAACGCCGGTGTCTCGATCTGGCTTGACGACCTCTCCCGCAAGCGCCTGAACACGGGCAATCTTCAGGAGCTCATCGCCGAGAAGAACGTGGTCGGCGTGACCACCAACCCGAGCATCTTCCAGGCCGCCATCACGGGTGGCCAGGACTATGCAGCGCAGATCAAGGAACTGGCGGCGGCCGGGGCCGACGCCGAGAAGGCCGTCTTCGAGATCACGACCTCCGACGTGGCGGACGCCTGCGACGTCTTCGCCGAGGTGGCCAAGGCCACGGACGGCGTCGACGGCCGCGTCTCCATCGAGGTCGATCCGCGCAAGGCGTGGGACACCGAGGGCACCATCGCCGAGGCGAAGGAACTGCACGCCAAGGTCGGCAAGGACAACGTCCACATCAAGATCCCCGCCACCCAGGAAGGCCTGGAGGCCATCACGGCCACCATCGCCGAGGGCATCAGCGTCAACGTGACCCTGATCTTCTCCCTGGAGCGCTACCGCGCGGTCATCAACGCCTACCTGAACGGTCTGGAGCAGGCCAAGGCCAAGGGCCTGGACCTCTCCAAGATCCACTCGGTCGCGTCCTTCTTCGTCTCCCGCGTGGACACCGAGATCGACAAGCGCCTGAACACGCTGGGCACCGACGAGGCCGCCGCCCTCAAGGGCAAGGCCGGCGTGGCGAACGCCCGTCTCGCGTACCAGGTCTTCGAGGAGCTCTTCTCCACCGAGCGCTGGAACGTCCTGGCCGCCGCGGGCGCCCGCCCGCAGCGCCCGCTCTGGGCCTCCACCGGCGTGAAGGACCCGGCATACCCGGACACCCTCTACGTCACGGGGCTCGTCGCGCAGGGCGTGGTGAACACCATGCCGGAGAAGACCCTCGACGCCGTCTTCGACCACGGCGACGTCACCGGTGACACCATCACCGGCACCTACGCCGAGTCCAACGAGGTCCTGGACGCGCTCGAGAAGCTCGGCGTCTCCTACAACGACGTCGTGGCCAAGCTCGAGACCGAGGGCCTCGACAAGTTCGTCGCCAGCTGGAAGGAACTGCTGGCCGACGTCCAGGCTGCACTCAACACCGCATCCCAGGAAGGCTGA
- a CDS encoding glucose-6-phosphate dehydrogenase assembly protein OpcA yields the protein MIVELPNTTTSKISKEITKLREQGGVIALGRVLTLVVLTRNGLEDEAIQAANEASREHPCRIIVLADAGAEEPDRLDAEIRVGGDAGASEVIVLRGYGRLSEESESLVSALLLPDAPIVAWWPHGAPEDASGTSIGRIAHRRITDSANEADPVAALDNIRRTYQAGDTDLAWTRLTNWRIQLAAAFDQVDDSPVTEVEVEGASDSASTLLLASWLALAFDVPVKIVEDPAGTGIRRVLIRRPSGDVQLHRPGTTVAELSQPDQPLQRISLPRRGLQDCLAEELRRLDPDEVFGEVLTEGLPRIAQRSA from the coding sequence ATGATCGTCGAACTTCCCAACACCACCACCTCCAAGATCTCCAAGGAGATCACCAAGCTGCGGGAACAGGGCGGCGTCATCGCCCTCGGCCGTGTGCTCACCCTCGTGGTCCTCACCCGTAACGGGCTCGAGGACGAAGCCATCCAGGCCGCCAACGAGGCCAGCCGCGAACACCCGTGCCGCATCATCGTGCTCGCGGACGCGGGCGCCGAGGAACCGGACCGCCTGGACGCGGAGATCCGTGTCGGCGGCGACGCCGGCGCCTCCGAGGTGATCGTGCTGCGCGGCTATGGACGCCTCTCTGAGGAGAGCGAATCCCTCGTGTCCGCCCTTCTCCTGCCGGACGCTCCGATCGTCGCCTGGTGGCCACACGGAGCCCCGGAGGACGCCTCCGGAACGTCCATCGGCCGCATCGCCCACCGCCGCATCACCGATTCCGCGAACGAGGCGGATCCGGTGGCGGCGCTGGACAACATCCGGCGCACGTACCAGGCGGGTGACACGGACCTCGCCTGGACGCGTCTGACGAACTGGCGCATCCAGCTCGCGGCGGCGTTCGATCAGGTGGACGACTCCCCCGTCACCGAGGTCGAGGTGGAGGGCGCCAGCGACTCCGCGAGCACCCTGCTGCTCGCCTCGTGGCTCGCCCTGGCCTTCGACGTCCCCGTGAAGATCGTCGAGGACCCCGCCGGCACCGGCATCCGTCGTGTGCTGATCCGTCGCCCGTCCGGCGACGTCCAGCTGCACCGCCCGGGCACCACCGTGGCGGAGCTGAGCCAGCCCGATCAGCCCCTGCAGCGGATCTCCCTCCCGCGTCGTGGCCTTCAGGACTGCCTCGCCGAAGAACTGCGCCGGCTGGACCCGGACGAGGTCTTCGGGGAAGTATTGACCGAAGGATTGCCTCGAATCGCGCAAAGGAGTGCCTGA
- a CDS encoding glucose-6-phosphate isomerase — MSTLSYDAAGAAADAKTRHIDQLVQDHVATRIIAKDATLWGPEAESESSIRLGWVEAPAVSRPLVDGIVSLREELHAEGIDHVVLCGMGGSSLAPEVITATAGVELTVLDSTDPEQVAAALADRLERTVVVVSSKSGSTVETDSQRRAFEAAFEAAGIDPKSRVVIVTDPGSPLDEAARAAGYRAVFNADPNVGGRFSALTAFGLVPSGLAGVDIAALLDEAEDTLEILNEDDTDNIGLALGAALGGTDPLRNKIVIVDNGSGIVGFADWAEQLIAESTGKSGKGLLPVVAPADAPELTLDAPDVLVVRLVSPDDDDAAATGNEVEIAGGLAAQMVVWEFAVAVAGRLLGINPYDQPDVEAAKVAARGLLDARPEPVPADFTDGAIEVRGGEWLADAEVNDTVESALKALLGRLGDRGYVSVQAYLDRLAYPQLESVRNPLVAVTGRPVTFGWGPRFLHSTGQFHKGGPAEGVFLQITADSSTDVVIPERPFTFGQLISAQAAGDAQVLADHGVPVLRLHLTDRAAGVRQLLDIVNNLGR; from the coding sequence ATGAGCACCCTGAGCTACGACGCCGCCGGCGCGGCCGCCGACGCCAAGACCCGTCACATCGACCAGCTGGTCCAGGACCACGTCGCGACGCGGATCATCGCCAAGGACGCCACGCTGTGGGGTCCGGAGGCCGAATCCGAGTCCTCCATCCGCCTCGGCTGGGTGGAGGCCCCGGCGGTCTCCCGTCCGCTCGTGGACGGGATCGTCAGCCTGCGGGAGGAGCTCCACGCCGAAGGGATCGACCATGTCGTCCTCTGCGGCATGGGTGGCTCCTCGCTGGCCCCCGAGGTCATCACCGCGACGGCCGGCGTCGAGCTCACGGTGCTGGACAGCACCGACCCGGAGCAGGTCGCCGCGGCCCTCGCCGACCGCCTGGAGCGGACCGTCGTCGTCGTGTCGTCCAAGTCCGGTTCCACGGTGGAGACCGACTCGCAGCGCCGCGCTTTCGAGGCGGCGTTCGAGGCGGCCGGCATCGATCCGAAGAGCCGCGTGGTGATCGTGACCGATCCGGGCTCGCCCCTGGACGAGGCCGCGCGCGCCGCGGGCTACCGGGCCGTCTTCAACGCGGACCCGAACGTCGGCGGCCGCTTCTCCGCGCTGACCGCCTTCGGCCTGGTGCCGTCGGGCCTGGCCGGCGTGGACATCGCGGCGCTCCTGGACGAGGCCGAGGACACCCTCGAGATCCTCAACGAGGACGACACGGACAACATCGGTCTCGCGCTCGGCGCCGCGCTGGGTGGCACCGATCCGCTCCGGAACAAGATCGTGATCGTGGACAACGGCTCCGGGATCGTCGGTTTCGCCGACTGGGCGGAGCAGCTGATCGCCGAGTCCACCGGCAAGAGCGGCAAGGGCCTGCTGCCCGTCGTCGCTCCGGCTGACGCTCCGGAGCTGACCCTGGACGCCCCTGACGTCCTGGTGGTCCGGCTCGTCTCCCCGGACGACGACGACGCTGCCGCCACCGGCAACGAGGTCGAGATCGCCGGCGGGCTGGCTGCGCAGATGGTCGTCTGGGAGTTCGCCGTCGCCGTGGCGGGGCGCCTCCTCGGCATCAACCCGTACGACCAGCCCGACGTGGAGGCCGCCAAGGTCGCCGCACGCGGTCTGCTCGACGCCCGTCCGGAGCCGGTGCCCGCCGACTTCACCGACGGCGCCATCGAGGTGCGCGGCGGCGAGTGGCTGGCCGACGCCGAGGTGAACGACACCGTCGAGTCCGCCCTCAAGGCCCTGCTCGGCCGTCTGGGCGACCGTGGCTACGTGAGCGTCCAGGCCTACCTGGACCGTCTCGCCTACCCGCAGCTCGAGTCGGTGCGCAACCCGCTCGTCGCCGTGACCGGTCGCCCCGTGACGTTCGGCTGGGGTCCGCGCTTCCTGCACTCCACCGGCCAGTTCCACAAGGGCGGGCCCGCCGAGGGCGTGTTCCTCCAGATCACGGCGGACAGTTCCACCGATGTGGTCATCCCGGAGCGTCCGTTCACCTTCGGACAGCTGATCTCGGCTCAGGCCGCCGGCGACGCACAGGTCCTCGCGGACCACGGCGTCCCCGTCCTCCGGCTGCACCTCACCGACCGCGCGGCCGGTGTGCGTCAGCTCCTGGACATCGTCAACAACCTGGGCCGCTGA
- the zwf gene encoding glucose-6-phosphate dehydrogenase: MPTREPGAQNGGLRNPLRDPRDRRLSRIAGPSSLVLFGVTGDLARKKLMPAVYDLANRGLLPPSFALVGFARRQWENEDFAAEVLESVKQHCRTPFDQRVWDQLSLGIRFVQGEFDDDEAFERLKATIEELDRERGTRGNHAFYLSIPPKAFELVCTQLSKHGLAQAEPGTWRRVVIEKPFGHDLESARALNDIVESVFPPDSVFRIDHYLGKETVQNILALRFANQLFEPIWNANYVDHVQITMAEDIGTGGRAGYYDGVGAARDVIQNHLLQLLALTAMEEPISFNAEDLRAEKEKVLAAVKLPDDLSTHSARGQFSGGLQGGEEVLGYLEEEGIPADSTTETFAAIRVDINTRRWAGAPFYLRTGKRLGRRVTEIAVVFKKAPNLLFRENGDEDFGQNAVVIRVQPDEGATIRFGSKVPGTQMEVRDVSMDFGYGHSFTESSPEAYERLILDVLLGEPPLFPRHQEVELSWKILDPFEEYWASLEEQPEPYAPGSWGPSSADELLARDGRTWRRP; encoded by the coding sequence ATGCCAACACGTGAACCTGGCGCCCAGAACGGCGGTCTCCGGAACCCCTTGCGGGATCCGCGGGACCGCCGTCTGAGCCGGATTGCCGGTCCGTCCTCCCTTGTCCTCTTCGGTGTCACGGGCGACCTCGCCCGTAAGAAGCTCATGCCGGCCGTGTACGACCTGGCCAACCGTGGGCTCCTCCCTCCCAGCTTCGCCTTGGTGGGTTTCGCCCGCCGTCAGTGGGAGAACGAGGATTTCGCCGCCGAGGTCCTCGAATCCGTCAAGCAGCACTGCCGGACGCCCTTCGATCAGCGGGTCTGGGACCAGCTGTCCCTGGGCATCCGCTTCGTGCAGGGCGAATTCGACGACGACGAGGCCTTCGAACGTCTCAAGGCCACCATCGAAGAGCTCGACCGGGAACGGGGCACGCGCGGCAATCACGCGTTCTACCTCTCCATCCCGCCGAAGGCCTTCGAGCTCGTCTGCACCCAGTTGTCCAAGCACGGCCTCGCCCAGGCCGAGCCGGGCACGTGGCGCCGCGTCGTCATCGAGAAGCCGTTCGGCCATGACCTCGAGTCGGCCCGCGCGCTGAACGACATCGTGGAATCCGTGTTCCCCCCGGACTCGGTGTTCCGCATCGACCACTACCTCGGCAAGGAGACGGTCCAGAACATCCTGGCGCTCCGCTTCGCCAATCAGCTCTTCGAGCCGATCTGGAACGCCAACTACGTGGACCACGTGCAGATCACCATGGCCGAGGACATCGGCACCGGCGGCCGCGCGGGCTACTACGACGGCGTGGGCGCGGCCCGCGACGTCATCCAGAACCACCTCCTGCAGCTCCTCGCGCTGACGGCCATGGAGGAGCCCATCTCCTTCAACGCCGAAGATCTCCGCGCGGAGAAGGAGAAGGTCCTGGCGGCCGTCAAGCTGCCGGATGACCTCTCGACGCACTCCGCCCGGGGCCAGTTCTCCGGCGGTCTTCAGGGCGGCGAGGAAGTCCTCGGCTACCTGGAAGAGGAAGGCATCCCGGCGGACTCCACCACGGAGACCTTCGCCGCGATCCGGGTGGACATCAACACCCGGCGCTGGGCCGGCGCGCCGTTCTACCTGCGCACGGGCAAGCGTCTGGGCCGCCGCGTGACCGAGATCGCCGTCGTCTTCAAGAAGGCCCCGAACCTGCTGTTCCGCGAGAACGGCGACGAGGACTTCGGACAGAACGCCGTGGTGATCCGGGTCCAGCCCGATGAGGGCGCCACCATCCGCTTCGGTTCGAAGGTGCCGGGCACACAGATGGAGGTCCGCGACGTCTCGATGGACTTCGGCTACGGCCACTCCTTCACCGAGTCCAGCCCCGAGGCGTACGAGCGCCTCATCCTGGACGTCCTGCTGGGTGAGCCGCCGCTCTTCCCCCGCCACCAGGAGGTGGAACTGTCCTGGAAGATCCTCGATCCGTTCGAGGAGTACTGGGCCAGCCTGGAGGAACAACCCGAACCGTATGCCCCGGGCAGCTGGGGTCCGTCCTCCGCGGACGAGCTCCTGGCCCGTGACGGACGCACCTGGAGAAGGCCATGA
- a CDS encoding ABC transporter permease yields MTASSTPAAGKGSGVRPGHSGLTAQRPASTVQRVLAQGRYETLAMLRNGEQLVLAIVLPLMALFALRFTPLLDDLQGARVDIAVPGVLALCTMSTAFTGQGISTGFDRRYGVLRFLSTTPLGRGGLIAGKILAVLSVLAIQTVVISVAGLFLGWQPNGVGLLLAIPLLILGAAAFTALGLLVAGTVRPEATLALTNLLWILLGALGGVVVPPGRLPGLIGEVAPFLPSGALGDALRAALLHGTVDVAAVVILVLWAGVAGVLAVKWFKWN; encoded by the coding sequence ATGACGGCCAGCAGCACCCCCGCCGCCGGGAAGGGGTCCGGCGTGCGCCCGGGCCATTCCGGGCTCACCGCCCAGCGCCCCGCTTCCACCGTGCAGCGCGTCCTGGCCCAGGGACGCTACGAGACCCTGGCGATGCTCCGCAACGGCGAGCAACTGGTCCTCGCCATCGTGCTGCCGCTCATGGCGCTCTTCGCCCTGCGCTTCACCCCCCTTCTGGATGATCTCCAGGGCGCCCGCGTGGACATCGCCGTCCCCGGCGTGCTCGCCCTGTGCACCATGTCCACGGCCTTCACGGGCCAGGGCATCTCCACGGGCTTCGACCGGCGCTACGGCGTCCTCCGCTTCCTGTCCACCACGCCCCTGGGCCGCGGCGGGCTGATCGCCGGAAAGATCCTGGCCGTGCTGTCCGTGCTGGCCATCCAGACCGTGGTGATCTCCGTGGCGGGCCTGTTCCTCGGCTGGCAGCCGAACGGCGTCGGCCTCCTGCTGGCGATCCCGCTGCTGATCCTGGGGGCGGCGGCGTTCACCGCGCTCGGCCTGCTCGTGGCGGGCACGGTGCGGCCCGAGGCCACCCTGGCCCTGACGAACCTCCTGTGGATCCTGCTCGGCGCCCTCGGCGGAGTCGTGGTCCCTCCCGGGCGTCTGCCCGGTCTGATCGGAGAGGTGGCGCCGTTCCTCCCCTCCGGCGCCCTGGGCGACGCCCTGCGCGCGGCGCTCCTGCACGGCACGGTGGACGTGGCCGCCGTCGTCATCCTGGTCCTGTGGGCCGGAGTGGCCGGGGTCCTGGCCGTGAAATGGTTCAAGTGGAATTGA